The nucleotide sequence AGGTCACAATTTACTTTAACTGATGCCATACACTGCAAGTGTGTGCTGGTTTCATTGGGACTGTTCATGATGTTAGGTCCTCCTTTTCAGGGATGTCTCATACTACCTGGCCTTGAGAAGCTTAGGGGCTTGCACCATTTAAAGAACGCATTGACGAGCCATTCTTAAACCCCCACCAGTAATATTGAGATGGTATTGCTGGCTTACGTTATAGGGCTGTTGAATTTGAGATATAGAGTGGGTCAAGCAGGGGTGGGTAACCtggagcctccagatgttgggcaccaactcccatcagccagcagagccagtggtcaggggcagTTGAGGTTGTcatcccaacatctggagagccacagaagTAAAACAGGAAGGATTTAGAAAACTGCAAACATTGGGATGAAGATGGTTCACCTAAGAATTTGCAATAGCAAAGACTTAACTTTCCCCACTCATCCAAGGCAGTTCAATAACAGtaatgcatttaaatatttattcaatATTGTTTAAGTAGTATTTGGGAGATCTCAAGTACACAGTAAGGTTCTGAAGCTAGTTGCTTGGAGACATTCTAGCAAGACTAATACAAGCCTATTGTCAATCAGAGTACATCAGGATCTTGAGGATTTTGTATAGTCTCTTTTCAGTTGCCCAGTTCTCATATCAAATAAGAAACAAAATTCTTCCCCAGCTGCTGTCAAGTAAGGAAATAGTGGCCAGACCTTCAAAAgatagattttttggggggttagcAAACAGATGTCAAGAATATTACTCTGCTCAGCAACTTATGCCTTAGCATTATCTAAATCACGTAATGCTATTTTGAGTTGGCTTGCCTCTTGTCCATTGTAAAACACTTGCAAGATAACAGCTTCCGTTATTAATTGTTTAATGTATTGTATTTTTGCATTCCTGCTATGGCCTTTGGCAAGTACAGAAATAAAACTGAACTGTTGTAGATGAGGCATTTCCTTTAAGAGAGTTTAGGTGTGCAAAGATAGATCAGAAGTCCAGGCATACATACATTacctaattttatttgtatgcaacctttccatagttcaagcttgcttacaacatgaaaaaacgtACATCATTACAAGCATAACAAAAGTAGTAATAAGCAATAAATTAAACCTCAAAAAGttcacaaccaaattgaacaatttccacataaatcatattaAGATTAAAATAAAGGTATcaaaaaaataatatcaataacagcaccCCTCCCCCAATCCTCTAAACAATTCCtcaacccaagagtctgttcagcagtctcagcttctgcagttggagtcagtcagggccccaccctcctAAGCCAGATGGGAAAAGCATGCAAGGccgggagcaggtcttccaggactcaccaCCAAGATTGCATGAGAGAGGGGCTGAGAAGATGGAAGAGGCAAATGGAGACTCAGCATAACAGCAGGTTCAGCAATACTTGTGTTCTGGCATCCTAAAAATTATGGAGAACTTTCCGAGGGAAGTGAAAGATCTCAGGTGGACCTCATTGGGAAAGGCCTGTCAGTCCAAAAATACAACATGCAAAAACCTGGTAGCTTACATTGGAGCAGGAACGTAGACAGAGTCTAGAAGAATTTGGTGGTTCAGGGAACAGAGCCCTGCCTAGAAGCTGTGTATCTTCCTGCTGGCAGAGATgatggacctgtggccctcctggtgctgttgaactccagttcccatcagccccagtcagcatggccaacggccaggaaggatgggagttagagtccaacaatatctggttggccacatgTTTCTCACCCCCTGCCAATCCCTGtaaatataacacacacacacacacacacacacacacacacacacacaaagttgccAGGCCATCGTTCTTAATGCTTGCCAGTTGGGGGACCTATGTATGAAACAGTTATACTGAACTGAGCTATTGGTCTACCTAGCCCTATGTGTTGGCTGCTCTTTCATGACACAGCTCTAAGCAGTGGCGCTTTCCCAGCCATGTTGTTTCTTAGCTGGAGAGGCCAGGGGTTGGGCCTTCAAAGTTCTGCATACAGAgtgtgtgtgctgtgctggtgggAATGAAACTATTCCCgttttcttccctctctccttccctggtAGGAGACCAAGTCACCTCTcactgcaagaaagaaagaactggGTCAGagctgcaggtatagggcagaaGCAGGGAGAGTCCCCTTGCTGTCTGCCAGGGACAGAGACTCTCCTTGCTCCCAGTACTTGGTTGGTTGGCTTAGCCCTTGCAGCTCTTCATCATCAGATCTCCCTTTTCCACCTCATCCTGGAGAAGACCCAGAGAACATGGACTCCCGTTCTGCTAGTGGTTTGCTGTCAATTCACTTTGTTCTCCTGCCTAACCAaaattctttttctcccccttgtttgtttgtgtttcagAACGTATTAATTGTGGAGGTAAGTTCATCTATTTGGATTGGCTAAAATGGGTGGTGGTCCTTTTGGGTACAGTACGTCTTGTAACACTTAATGTATGTAGGTGCAGATATACAAAGAATCCCGTGAAGTCAACAAAAACCTTGCTAGTGCTTTTCGAAAGCCGTTTAGCTAAAGGCTGGGACACCTTTTATTTTGGACTATGAAAAAGACCCAAAAGAGGCTAATTCCTCCCCTCCTCACcccagaaattaaaataataaaatggtgtTGATGTTGCATAACTTTCCAGCTATTAGCTAACCAGGTCAGTTTCAAGGCTCTTGTGTTAATATacgaagccctgaacaacttgggtccaggatgccTTAAGGCTCACACaagcccttatatcccagcttgatcgCTGAGATCATTCGGAGGGAGACTTTAAGTTGTCCCCCATCTTACAAAGGCTCAGCTGGTTTAAACTTTCTTCCTTCTTACTGCACTTTCAACTTCCTGTGAAAATTATTTTGCATTGTCTTTAATGGTGTTTTATTGTACTTGCACATATTGTTGTGTACCACCGTGATATTTTATATGAGTAGACAACATATAaaaacttttataaataaataaatgccccaactccacacacacacacacacacacacacacacacacacaccggcctCCTTTTACCTTTCGTGCtcctgtggtgcaatgggtctgtgcgtctggctgttaaccagaaggatggtggttcgagcccactcaggggctgtgggcaggattccttcatttgcagggggttagactagatgactctcgggggtcccttccaactctacagctctatgctTCTATGCTTTGCAAAGGATATCATTGGAACCGGAAGAACGATGAGAGCTCTCCTCAGCAAAATTGAAAAATGCAAGCCCAAGATGATCAAGGTGGCAAGGTAAGTGTAGTATTTGGGAGGGACCACATCTCAATGGGTGGAGCAGCCTTCGAtagtgtgatgccctccagatgttttggactactagtcccatcagccacagccagcacagtcaatggtcgggaatgatgggaatggtagtccaacaacatgtggaggctACTGTGCAGGCTACTGCTCAGAAGCTTGTCTCTTTCTCTATGGGAGGATGGCAGAGGCAGCTGACTCAGCTGATAAGGGAATGAGAAAGGAAATCCTTTTGGGTTTGCCCTTGATGAGTCTTCAGACATCTCCGATGGAGGGGAAGTGCACTCATTTACTCTTCTGCTGAaactggggtgaggtggggagttTGCCAAGCTAAACAGACCTCACCAGCCATGCATGGTTACCCATCAGAGGCTCAATGTATCTCTTATTTTTGCTACCTGTCTTTGGAGTGTCAAAACGGGGAATGGGGTTGTTTCTCAAGCAAGGACCATAATCAAAATAGTGGATAATATTGAGCTTGATGTACAATTATCTGACCTAGGAGGCCATAATATATGGCTGTTGGGCTGTGGTTCAGCTTAACGTTAGgacatggtaccctccagatgttgttagactacaactcccatcatccttgtccattggccaagctgactatggctgttgggagttggtgtccaacaacatttagaggggCACCAGGCTTAGCAGGTTGCAAGTTGTACAGGCTTTTAGGAGATGGGGACAGAAGAATACATCCAACCAAGCCAAAATGTTCAGGAGTTATGTGAACAAACccagctttttaaaatgtttacaaaaaaaaaacacatttttgttatttatttaatgataGTTTGCTGGTGAAAAGAACATCTCAGCCTAATGGATACAGACCGGACTGTAAGTGCTCTCCTGTGGATTTTCTTTGCTTCCTGATTGTGAAGTAGCTAAAATGTTCCATTGTTCCTGTTTTCATTAAATAGGCAAGACGTAACACACCCAGTCCTTGGGGTGTTGTTCAAAAGTGATGCTAGGAATAGCGTCTAAACAATGGAAGTGCCACCTTGATCAGAACtatcaattgggggggggcagcttccccTCCACTGTCCCTATTTCATTATAGACATGTATGAGAGACGTCGTGGGAAATGACCACCTTTTAAAACTGATTTCAGAGTTGTGCCACTGTCAAGAATCACAAGCTTGACCTTGCAACCTTCACAACGCTTCTGTTTCCAAGAGTGTTTGGGGTTAAATTGTGGCACTTTAACACCAGCTTCAGATAAGTTTAAAAGTTGCCCAGTAGGTGTTCCTTGCAACACCCTGCATTTTATTCTGAGATCTGAGATCTTataaggacagtatataaatctaattttttaaaaaatgcccttaGCATGTCCGTTGGCCAAGATACAACGCACTGTGGCTTCAAAGTTGTACGTTGTCCAACTGTATCCCAGCTGCAGACAACTGCAGATTGTTCCTTGAAGCTGTCAGAAAAATCATTTGGGAGTTAACTTCCCTGGGGACATATTTCTGTTTGGGTAAGAGCTGTAGTTAGCAAGCTCTATATTtcttttcccccccccctcaatattaGCTAACAGGATTCCTTTTAGACAGAATTGTGGTCCTTTATATAGCCTAATTGGGTACATCTAGACAGCTCTGCTTCAGGTTCAGTAAAATGTTCCCATCTCAGAACCTCAAACTCACAGACACTGAGATTTGGCTCTTGTATACAATTTCCAGGTCAGTGAACTGTTATATAAAGGAAGTGTCAGAGTTTGTATTTTTAACAATGCAGACATTTtgccctctctctcttccagatTATGGATTTGAAATTCCAAATTTATTTGTGGTGGGCTATGCTTTAGACTACAATGAGTACTTCAGAGATCTAAATGTAAGTGTCTCCCACTCTTTGCCTCCTGGAAAAAAAACCACTTTTATAAACTATGACTTTGAAACCCAGCCAGTCTAGAACTGGGTTTCCTCTTCTGTGGCTAACAGTAAAAAAAATGTACCCTACTTCTGCAGCGCATGGTGTTTTTAAATCCTTATCCTGCCTGCCTTCATGTACAATGGTTTGCTTCATgaataatgctaaaccatagcttagctGCGGGAAGCCTTGGGCTCATGCTCTGCTCTCCACGCAGCTCTGAGGAGAATGGAAATACCCATTACATAAGATAAACACCTTTTCCAGCACTCATACTTGCAGCGTTATTTCTGTCAGTGGGAGAATGTGATTTATTTATGTCACTCGACACAGCACACTGGAGTGACCAGAGTGCAGAATGTGGCTCCTCCATAAACGCTGTTGGTTGACTTTGTGGGTTGTGATGTTAAAACTTTTCGTTTCAGCACATATGTGTTATCAATAACCATGGCAAAGCCAAATACAGAGTCTAAGAAATAAGCGGCTGGCCTGAACTGGAAAACTGACAGTCCCCTTGAAGCATCTCCTGAAGAACAATTGAACTGACATCCGTCCCATTCAGCCTGGACTAAAAAGTGGCCCCTTCTTTCTAAGGGGGGAAAAGAGACTTTGCTGCAGTCAGCCACCCTCATCTCCTTTGTAGCAAAACTTGGACAAGGCAAAGGCCGAGAAGTCATGATCTTTTTATATATACGTATAATTTAGTGTTATAAGCTAGCAACTAATTAGTTAATTCATTATAATCAGTTATGACTATAATTAGTTACTATGAGATAGTAAGTGAGATGGCATTTATTTGTTGGCTTGCTTATCCCTTACCTTGCTCCAGTCTTCTTTGTGAAGATAGTGAGGGCAGCTGCGCTATTCACAAAGCCATTCTGCAAGGATCCGTAGCTTTGTGCCTCCCAATGGTGCATCTTGTTGCTTCCAGTTCTCTCCAGTAACCTATCTGTGCCTTCTTCTGAGCCCTTCTTTTAAAGCTTTCTTGAAGAAGCTCGGTGtacatcagaggtggggaactgcaGGCCCTGGGACCAGGCACCTTTGTCGGCTCCTTGGGACTTTCTGCAAGCCACACCCTCTTTCCATAGTTCACCCCCCTCACtagctcttagaatcatagaattatagagttggaaggtaccccgagggtcatctagtccaaccccatgcaacacaggaatctcaacacgccgTCTCCCATCCAGTTTGGAGCCatgcctgaccctgcttagctttgcaaatgtattAGCAGTTCTTTGCACGCAAGTGTTTTCgcctgcctggaatgtgcccttgaactctgataatgcttcatttttgcctggatggaaaacAAGGGGGGAGTGTGAGTATGCATAAAGAACTAGTCTGCTCTACAAAAGTAAAATGCACATTGTTGCTCCGTTCAGTTTGGCTTCTGGCTCCACCCATCAcaagcatgtggcccttggaaggttcccCAAAAAGGGAATAAGGCCCCTAGTAGGCTGGAAAATGTTCCCCATTACCCTCACAAGAACCTTGTGAAGTAGCTTAGGCTGAGGGAGAATGTACTGGCCTCAGACTCACCCAGTGAACTTAgaagctgagtggggatttgaaccctggtctcctaggtcctaggacaacactctaaccactatgccacactggctttcagGAGGCTTACAGTGGCATGCAAAAGTGCAGACTATATGATAATTGTGCTCTAAATTAATCCGTCTGTTCATCATGGCCACACGCAGTTGCCCTGGGCAAACCTATAAAAGGTAGCTTGGCTCATTTCCTGTATCTTGAGTTTTGTCGTCAGGTTCTGTTTTGCGGGGTAACAAGATTCTTGAATCATACATCACATTCAAGAAACATCAAATATATATTATGTTAACAGTGTGCTGGTTCTCCCAGGAGTACACATTGATTGATCCCTGACCAGTTGACATCCCAAAAGCTGGTGCTGCCAGTGGAGCAAGAACTAATGTAAATGGTTTTCCTCTACTCCCATTAATCCCCAcagtgaccctgtgaggtagactagacTGAACAATATAGATTGCCCCTAAGTCATCCAGTGACTAGGACtagggcgatatctggttttcaacatcatgatatatcgccagcaaaacatcacaatataccgatatgtcacaatgtctgaaatgaaGATCGAGTTGTGTAGAGTCACTTATGTGATTCATTGTTCTAGGGCTACAGTCCTAAGCACGACTTGCTAGGGAGTAAATTTCATTGAGCATGGAAGAACTTATTTTTTTGAGTAAGCATGCTTTAAGCCATTTGTATTTCCTAGGAAGGTAACTGGTTTTAATTCATATCTAGTCCCGCACTGCAGTGTCACCAAGGTATGTGAATCTATAAAGTCCCCAGTGGCTCGGTTTCAGTAAATGTATTTATGGGTGTGTTTCTGATGAGCCTTTGTTACCCATTCATCCAAAATCATATGGAGCTCCAGTATAATAACATTGAATCTTAATGAATCTTTGCGAGACACTTTTGATTTGACCTTTCAAGGGGAGATGATGGTGTGTCATGAATGCATGGATGTACTCAACTGTGTTTAATACACTGAATTTTAATTGGAACCAAACAATAGCAGCCAAGCTTGGGTTCCCAAACGGCATCCTTTGTGTACAACATAGGAAAGTCATAGATTAGACAAAAAAACCAAGACCCTCTATGAGTGCACATTTCCATAACTGAAACTAATCATGTACAAAGGGTTGCTTAGATGGCGTATATTCTTTCtcaaatgttttctctctctcttaatgatCCTGTTTTTTCACAAGCAATTAACCTAtctatgaatatgaatatgaatatgaatgtgAATATGAATATGGGGGTGTTgatacaggggtggggaaacagtcTTTTCTGAAGATAGGAAACATTTCATGTATCAAAACTCAAATCCATATTAAAAGCATCTTCAGCTTTCCGGGCTTTTGAGGTTTCCCGTTTCCTTTGCCATCAtctgcaaaatatatttttctcattTACCTGTTGCACTCATTGGAAGAAGGCCATTATGTGCTATATACAAACTGTTCTCAATAACTTCCTAAAGGAAGCCAGTGCAAAAATATAAAAATCGAATGCAAGCAGCTTTGTTCAGAACAGCATGGGGCCTATTGTTGTTAGACTGCAGTTTCCTTTACACTAATAAACAGTAAGGGCGCTTTGCTATATTAGAGATTGCTTTCGATTTCCCATCGCCTCTTCTTCAGCACAGGTTTGCACACCCCACAGAAGCCTTTACAATGTACACAAGTGCTTTGGGGGAAACCAATGTAAACATTTCCTGTGTACCTCTGCTGTGGCCTGTACATTTTTCCTAGCTGAATAAAATGAACTGAAGTAACTACGGGATTTCCACCATTGTGTAATTAATTGTTCTCACTGCCCCATGTTTATGCATATACAgattggggggggaggttgaaGATAGATTTTTCTGCACGTTTCCTTTGTGAGAGAAAACAATTCCCACTCAGCTATCTGTctaagacaggcatccccaaattcggccctccagctgttttgggactacaactcccatcatccctacctaacaggaccagtggtcagggatgatgggaattgtagtcccaaaacaactggagggctgaatttggtgATGCCTGGTCTAAGAGAGCAATCCTAAACTCCCTAGAAGGAGTGGCATTGGGTTCATTGGAACCTACAGATCTCCCTCACATAGGAGGAGCATGTAagttcaggccaatggtccagcgAGTCCAGCTTCTTATTCTCACAGAtacccagatgcctatgggaaacctgcaagcaggacacgagcacaagagccctctcccctcttgggcttcctgcaactggtattcaagaagcattcctgccttcagctgtggaggcagaggataACCATCATAGCTAGTAAGCATGGATAGCCACCTCCTCCATGAATGAGCAGAGGAGGAATGTCAGGAATGGCCTGGTGTGGTGGCAGCAAGCTCCACTGCTGTTCTGCAGGTAGAAACACGGCCCATGATGGAACCTGAAATGGTGTGTTCCAAGGGCACGTTGGGGAAGGGGATGACTCACAGAAATCTATGCATCCTTGTTCCCCTCACCAACTGCAAAAGCTACACCAGCCCTGGAACTGGCATAGTTTATTTTCCCCCTGTTGCAGTTAGTGGGAGGGACCTGTTTTTGAAAACCTGActgcagcaggaaaaagaagaaatgctaCTCGCCTCGCAGGGTGGCAGTTTCTCCACCATGCAGAAACTCTcaggctttaaaaataattcaaatttattttaacacaaaataaaataacatttgcaTTATTGGTTCTTAAAAGCCTGAGAAAAGTGATGTTTTTGCTTGGCAGCTAAATGATAGCAATGAGggtaccaggcaagcctccctagggAGGGCATTTCAAAAGCAAGTTTCTCTTGTTATCACCCGACACCAGGCATCCTGAGAAAGACCTCAGGATGGTGATCGATTGATGCAGGAGAAGGTGACCTAAGAGTTATTTGGGTCCTAAACCATGTGGAGTTTTAGGGGTAATGACCCAGCTCTGACACAGACTCTGGCCCAAGCAACTGGATTAATGGTACAGATAATACTGATTCAGGAATCTATCTTTGCTttgtttgtatatatatttttattttcatcttGTATTTTAGTCTGATGTACTGCATACAATTATTTTAATGGTTGTTTTAGAAaatatggggggaaataaagtgaAGTGGGGGAGATCACAACTGTTTATACATTTTATTCCTAGTCTTTGAGTCACTTGTATCCGGTGACCTACCAAATGCTGTCATCATCAGAGCCAAGTGATCTTTTTCAATCATGGTTGCATCTCTTGACTCATGAACTAGTCGGAGGGTGTTTATTCTTCCAATCAATTTAACAACATCTGGCAGATTATATAAGGCGAGAGGATGTTCTTTATAAACCGTCATGGACAACATGTTTCTCTGTTTTTTGCAGCCATCCAGTTTTCTCTGATTTCCCTCCCTTGCTCTCTAATAGCTGACATCCTTCCACACCCTGCCCCCAAAGATAAAAGCAGGATTGTTGCATCTATGAAAGTGACATCAGCATTTTGGAGTGCTCCCTTTCGACAATTAATTCAACTCATTCATCCTTCAGTTGGCTGGATCCCAAAGCTATCCGGGAGAAAATGACTGAGGATGACAAAACAAACACTATCCAAAACAGCTATATCTATAACCAGTTTAAGGGTATATTTTTAATGGGAAGCTTCAATCTACAAAGCAGTCCAGATCTATTGTTGTATGTTGTGTCCCAAATAACCTTTCCCCATGATTCTGCCTTGCAATTCTGATAAAAAAAATATACTTTGATTGGTGTCTTTCATAAACGATGATAACATGCTCCTCAACATGCAACAGGCTTGCATGCAAATCATGCACATGATGGAATCTTCTGGGGTGAAGGGTGCTCTAAAAAGagaaatagtaaataaataaataattgcaaacaCAATAGGATACATGCAGCTTTTGCAATAAGAACATATAGGCACCGCAAGTCTTGCATAAATACACACTGGTGACTCGTGTCTACAATGCTGAGAGATGCACAACACAGCGTGTACATGCATGTTGCCAATCCAGACAGCATGTATGATGAAAACATGCATGGCAAAAGCAATTAAGTTCTGCTCCTCTCCATGCCATCAACGCTGCCTAACATAGGCATTTGGCCAGCACAGCCTGCTGTCAGTGCCACTGTTATCACTACATTGGCATGGTGTAAAGTTTCTGTTCCTGTGCCTTTTGCCTGCTAGTGAACCTTATTCATGGGTCTGCCGCAGCTCAGAAGGCAGAGTAGGGAACTCCATGATGGCAGGTGCCCCACAGAAGGGAGAACATGAATGAGAAACTTGGCAAATGGAAGCACTTCCCCTTGGctatgctgtttactttcctgattcctcctcctcctcctctgctgttgCATCCTAGTGTGGGGGTGTTTGCAGCCGAAGGAAAGTACCGCCAATTGGAGTCTTGGAAGGAGCCTCCCCACCCCGATGCACAAACGCTCCTGTACCAGTTCCCACTGTGCGAATAACAGGGCAGAAGAGCACATACGGCATGTGTGAAGAAGATCAAACTCTGAATTCAAAGCCACTGTTGTTATTAGAGCATTGCAAGGTACTCTGGGGAAATTGTATCATTTTTCTTTGGTGTGCAAACAGTaacatgcaattattattattaccattgttATTATCAACAAGAACATTAATATAAGTAGCAGAAATTACTATAGCCAGCATTAATAATAgtagcaggaaggaggaggaggaggctttaaaatgggattagacaaatccatggagatgACTACCAATGGCTGcgagtcatgatggctatatgttGCATCCAGTGTCAGAGCaaggatgcctctgaatgccgGTTGTGGGACTCACGagtgagagagtgctgttgcactcctaCCCTGCCTGTGAGCTTCTGATAGGCATCTGTCAGAGCAGGATGCTTGATAGGCCTTTGCTCTGATTCATCAGGGCTTCCTAGGTTCTTACGTTCCCCAAAGGGCTCTAGCATAAAAGCAACCtcggtgaccttggaccagtcagtaTCTAACTATCTAATCCAGAGCTGTTATAAGAATAAAAAAAGGGGCAATCATTTAGGAGGAGGAAATTGGTCTAAGAGGAGGATGCCTTGGAGTCTGATGAGTGGACAACCCTTACTGGTAATGGCAGCATAGGAGGGGGACTGGTGGCTGTTAGTCCCTCCCTGCCAAGTTATCTTCCCTGACATCTGCACCACACACTTAAAAGCACacaactttccccaaagaatccagtgaacataggaagctgccttatattgagtcaggtgATTGGTTCATCCAgcacagtactgtctacaccaggctttctcaacctgtgggtccccagatgttgttgaactacaactcccatcacccctagctagcaaggccagagctcagggatgatgggagttgtagtccaacaacatctggggacccacaggttgagaaccgctggtctacaCTGATAGGCCAAGGATGTCCAGGATTCCAGACGGGGTTCTCTCCCTGCcctccttggagatgccaggattgaaaaTTGGAACCTTCTGCACGCCAAGCCGatactttgccactgagctacagcctttccctgaactctgtgggaactgtagtttgttaagggtgctggtagATTTAGCTTTGTGGGggacggggacattcccaggtagtcaccatgtgctttaaatgtgcattgggtgTGCTATcgaatgtgtggtgtggatccaCCCTTACACAGTTATCAGCTCTCTTACCTACTTTACAGACTGAAAGAAGCAGAGAAAGCAGAtggaaatttaattttcattattttaaaagaggcTTCTGGTTTGTGTCCAGCTTGATCAGAGTGGAAAGGCTTGCTGGCATGCTGAACGCTCAGCAAGGAACTCTTTGTACCCACCAGCGTGCCCAAACGCTT is from Podarcis raffonei isolate rPodRaf1 chromosome 12, rPodRaf1.pri, whole genome shotgun sequence and encodes:
- the PRTFDC1 gene encoding phosphoribosyltransferase domain-containing protein 1 isoform X4 translates to MIGLGIVWNCLHIHNTTMEILSMCSYHMGSLWTGGYKFCADLVEHIKNLSRNSERFISMKVDFVRLKSYLNDQSMQDTQIIGGDDFSKLAGKNVLIVEDIIGTGRTMRALLSKIEKCKPKMIKVASLLVKRTSQPNGYRPDYYGFEIPNLFVVGYALDYNEYFRDLNLTSFHTLPPKIKAGLLHL